A window of the Rhodoluna limnophila genome harbors these coding sequences:
- a CDS encoding metal-dependent transcriptional regulator: MNHEHDLIDTTEMYLRTILELEEEGQVPMRARIAERLDQSGPTVSQTVARMERDGLLVVSGDRHLELTNQGRKDAVSVMRKHRLAERLLADVIGLEWEFVHEEACRWEHVISDQVERKILNLISTPDFSPYGNPIPGLDDFGMETNPNFGDGVVSVVDLPRAFAGQNTYVLRRIGEPLQVDVKLLSQLNSLGLTPGSSLSVEYRGINLFISNSESDEGLEISEDLARHLFVEA, encoded by the coding sequence ATGAATCACGAACACGATCTAATCGACACGACTGAGATGTACCTCCGTACGATTTTGGAACTCGAAGAAGAGGGTCAGGTTCCGATGCGAGCCCGCATCGCGGAACGCCTTGATCAATCTGGCCCCACCGTTTCTCAGACCGTCGCTCGTATGGAACGCGATGGCTTGCTGGTTGTTAGTGGTGACCGCCACCTGGAATTGACCAATCAGGGGCGAAAAGATGCCGTCTCAGTAATGCGCAAACACCGACTTGCGGAGCGATTGCTGGCCGACGTTATTGGTCTCGAGTGGGAGTTTGTGCACGAAGAGGCATGCCGCTGGGAGCACGTCATTAGCGATCAGGTCGAACGCAAGATTCTCAACTTGATTTCAACTCCAGATTTTTCGCCCTACGGTAATCCAATTCCCGGTCTAGACGATTTTGGTATGGAAACAAACCCAAACTTTGGCGACGGCGTGGTTTCTGTTGTCGACCTGCCGAGGGCATTTGCAGGACAGAACACATATGTTCTTCGTCGTATTGGAGAACCACTTCAGGTTGATGTCAAACTGCTTTCCCAGCTAAACAGTCTTGGCCTGACTCCAGGTAGCAGTCTCAGTGTGGAGTATCGAGGCATAAACCTATTCATCTCAAACAGCGAGAGCGATGAAGGTCTTGAGATTTCTGAGGACCTGGCACGCCACCTATTTGTTGAGGCCTAG
- a CDS encoding DUF2530 domain-containing protein encodes MRFYVKDTERKPDPAPVKTNARLVIAVGVVLWAVALVLGLIFSATLASAQKSWWLSTCLFGIALGVFAFFKVRNR; translated from the coding sequence ATGCGGTTTTACGTAAAAGATACCGAGCGTAAGCCCGACCCAGCTCCGGTCAAGACAAATGCCCGTCTGGTTATTGCAGTGGGTGTCGTGCTTTGGGCTGTAGCTCTAGTCCTCGGACTTATTTTTAGCGCCACGCTTGCGTCTGCGCAAAAATCGTGGTGGCTTTCTACGTGCCTTTTCGGCATTGCCCTTGGCGTTTTCGCCTTCTTCAAGGTCCGCAACCGCTAA
- a CDS encoding HNH endonuclease — protein sequence MHTLVLNAGYEPLAVVSFKRALMLVLNNKATILAGSADLTVHSANREFELPTVILLARYVRVSNSRAIPVSRRGVLRRDGHNCAYCGRYANTIDHVQPKSRGGRDSWENLVAACLKCNNKKGDKTLAEIGWSLSFTPKMPTGLSWVVRGAEKVDPVWSNYLALANAA from the coding sequence ATGCATACTTTGGTTTTAAACGCAGGTTACGAGCCACTTGCAGTGGTGTCATTCAAACGCGCGCTTATGTTGGTGCTCAACAATAAAGCGACAATTCTGGCCGGCTCAGCGGATTTGACCGTTCACAGCGCCAATCGAGAGTTTGAGTTGCCAACAGTTATTCTCCTTGCACGATACGTAAGGGTTTCAAACAGCCGCGCTATTCCGGTTTCGCGACGCGGAGTTCTTCGACGCGACGGTCACAATTGCGCCTACTGCGGACGTTATGCCAACACGATTGATCATGTGCAACCAAAATCTAGAGGTGGTCGCGACAGTTGGGAAAATCTGGTCGCCGCCTGCTTGAAGTGCAACAACAAAAAGGGCGACAAAACGCTCGCTGAAATCGGTTGGTCTCTGTCGTTTACCCCAAAGATGCCCACCGGGCTGAGTTGGGTGGTTCGCGGTGCTGAAAAAGTTGATCCCGTGTGGAGTAATTACTTGGCGCTAGCAAACGCCGCCTAG
- a CDS encoding C40 family peptidase: MKLGGLVLAKKATGKHRADVEINILESFELRSRRSVREAEEARLSRAARRQAKKLAKQDRAYFAAKQAGADQGSAAYLVPSQKRTPFYARRAVRNTVTMSIASGLFATFALPAYAYDPDIAAMSRFTTTDAEALANSEDTQNLTVAAVNTVKFARGNYKSADADEIARQETLNSYRTYSGPTAADYLANPPYSKLDGTSILKVAANYVGTPYVFGGDTPRGFDCSGYVAFVFAQFGVAMPHSVHGQARLGIPIRAEDAMPGDLVIMNDMSHDGIYAGNGNFYHAPRPGDSVKLAPIYTSQVHYIRLMTN, translated from the coding sequence ATGAAACTTGGAGGTTTAGTTTTGGCCAAAAAAGCCACAGGCAAGCACCGCGCTGATGTTGAAATCAACATCTTGGAGTCGTTTGAACTGCGTAGCCGTCGTTCAGTTCGCGAAGCCGAAGAGGCGAGACTATCTCGCGCCGCGCGCCGCCAAGCCAAGAAATTAGCAAAGCAGGATCGCGCTTACTTTGCTGCCAAGCAAGCCGGTGCCGACCAGGGTTCCGCTGCCTACCTGGTGCCTTCGCAAAAGCGCACACCGTTTTATGCACGCCGAGCAGTCCGCAACACCGTAACGATGTCGATTGCTTCGGGACTGTTTGCCACCTTTGCTCTTCCGGCCTACGCTTACGACCCAGACATCGCAGCCATGTCACGCTTCACCACTACTGACGCTGAGGCTTTGGCAAATTCGGAGGACACCCAAAACCTCACCGTAGCTGCGGTCAACACCGTTAAGTTTGCTCGCGGAAACTACAAGTCAGCCGATGCTGATGAGATTGCTCGACAGGAAACTCTGAACAGCTACCGCACCTACAGCGGTCCAACCGCAGCCGACTACCTTGCTAATCCGCCTTATAGCAAGCTGGATGGCACCTCGATTCTCAAGGTGGCAGCAAATTACGTTGGCACCCCTTATGTTTTCGGTGGCGACACTCCTCGCGGGTTTGACTGTTCGGGATACGTAGCGTTTGTTTTTGCTCAGTTTGGTGTGGCGATGCCTCACAGCGTGCATGGTCAGGCTCGTCTTGGTATTCCAATCCGTGCCGAAGATGCCATGCCGGGTGACCTCGTGATCATGAACGACATGAGTCACGACGGAATTTATGCTGGTAATGGCAATTTCTATCACGCACCGCGACCAGGTGACAGCGTCAAATTGGCACCGATTTACACTTCGCAGGTTCACTACATTCGCTTGATGACTAACTAA
- the serC gene encoding phosphoserine transaminase translates to MSEIIIPSEFLPVDGRFGCGPSKLRSAQIAAFATEGSKLMGTSHRQAPVKNLVKRVQDGLLELFHNPEGYEIVLGNGGSTAFWDAAAFSMVENKAQNLVHGEFGAKFASALTNPWLQKPTVINGTPGSRLELQAEAGVDSYAYAQNETSTGVVTPVKRVSGADQGALMFTDATSAAGGIDFDATETDVYYFAPQKNFASDGGLWFALMSPAAIERTERIAATDRYIPEFLSVKTAIDNSRLNQTLNTPAIATLFLLGEQIDWMNENGGLAWADARTKAASDFLYEWADASEFATPFVSNPEHRSQVVVTIDFNDEIQATDISKVLRANGIVDVDSYRKLGRNQLRVATFTATELDDIKQLTKAIDYVVGQLA, encoded by the coding sequence ATGTCTGAAATCATCATCCCATCTGAGTTTCTTCCAGTAGACGGCCGCTTTGGCTGCGGTCCTTCAAAATTGCGTTCCGCGCAAATCGCCGCATTTGCCACTGAAGGTTCAAAACTCATGGGCACCTCACACCGCCAGGCTCCAGTGAAAAACCTGGTCAAGCGGGTTCAGGATGGTTTACTCGAACTCTTCCACAACCCTGAGGGTTATGAGATCGTGCTCGGCAACGGTGGATCGACTGCGTTCTGGGACGCTGCTGCTTTCTCAATGGTCGAGAACAAGGCGCAAAACCTAGTTCACGGCGAATTCGGCGCAAAGTTTGCTTCAGCACTCACCAACCCTTGGCTTCAAAAACCTACGGTGATCAATGGAACCCCGGGTTCTCGCCTTGAACTTCAGGCTGAAGCAGGCGTCGACTCCTACGCATACGCTCAAAATGAGACTTCTACTGGCGTCGTTACCCCAGTCAAGCGTGTTTCTGGTGCAGACCAGGGCGCTCTAATGTTCACCGATGCAACCTCGGCAGCCGGAGGCATCGACTTTGACGCCACTGAGACCGATGTCTACTACTTCGCGCCACAGAAGAACTTTGCATCTGACGGCGGCCTATGGTTTGCCCTGATGTCGCCTGCGGCAATCGAGCGAACCGAGAGAATCGCTGCGACCGACCGCTACATACCTGAGTTTTTGAGCGTGAAGACCGCCATCGATAACTCACGCCTCAACCAGACCCTGAACACCCCTGCGATTGCAACATTGTTCTTGCTGGGCGAGCAGATCGATTGGATGAATGAGAATGGCGGTTTGGCTTGGGCAGACGCTCGAACCAAGGCAGCCTCTGACTTTTTGTACGAATGGGCTGACGCATCAGAGTTTGCTACCCCTTTTGTCAGCAACCCAGAGCACCGATCACAGGTTGTAGTCACAATCGACTTCAACGATGAGATTCAGGCGACTGACATTTCAAAGGTGCTTCGCGCCAACGGAATTGTAGATGTGGATTCTTACCGCAAGTTGGGCAGAAACCAGTTGCGTGTGGCCACATTCACCGCAACCGAGCTTGATGACATTAAGCAGCTCACTAAGGCGATTGACTACGTAGTTGGCCAGCTAGCCTAG
- a CDS encoding cold-shock protein: MPTGKVKFFDEDKGFGFIASDEGSEVFLHISALPAGTTSIKPGTRIEFSVADGKRGAQALSVRVLDAPPSLVKMSRKPADEMAVIVEDLIRLLDNIGGGLKRGKYPESANGKKIASLLRKLADELDA; the protein is encoded by the coding sequence ATGCCAACCGGTAAAGTCAAGTTCTTCGACGAAGACAAGGGATTTGGTTTCATCGCATCCGACGAGGGTAGCGAGGTATTCCTGCACATCAGCGCCCTTCCGGCTGGAACCACTTCAATCAAGCCAGGCACTCGCATTGAATTTAGCGTTGCTGATGGCAAGCGCGGGGCCCAGGCTCTATCAGTACGCGTTCTAGATGCGCCGCCAAGCTTGGTCAAGATGAGCCGCAAGCCAGCTGACGAAATGGCCGTGATCGTTGAGGACCTCATCCGTCTTCTCGACAATATCGGTGGCGGTTTGAAGCGCGGCAAGTACCCAGAGAGCGCCAATGGCAAGAAGATTGCCTCATTGTTGCGTAAGTTGGCAGACGAGCTGGATGCCTAA
- a CDS encoding helicase-associated domain-containing protein, with the protein MSEILNVAAALRHKSDAQLEQLIAQRMVSSTSLRDFFDLAEAITKPASVSAAIAGLPRSQAQALTQLADGLPADEQQLKNLAALALVDDHGAPFESTVESLNQFRQIAPVSPVALPNEPEPPAQEQIDRDAGIEIFETLQAMTELIFDLEQRFVKEVGKKNVGLPDLKRLANHLNKTTDYAREIYELAGWSNLVFLAEGRWQLSAEADAWLEWQPWQRFQHLAKIWRGILGDASAHELENALQGSIGLVSLSTKLQETYPFADGSVTSKISKLGNLAELLGLSANGWMSSWTASVLKENFAEAAKTAKQFLPAEQSRLICQADLSIIAPGPLPTELEMQLRRFANTEQIGMASTYRLNKLSISHGLETGLKADEIRNLLLELTGKNLPQPVEYLIDETEQRFGRLTISEGGEIQRSIIRASDPILLQAIINEVKLKPFALQSTIDGALVSRFEPEVVYYGLREIGLAAIRVDEAGRVISPTEVHQASGSTEIETAAKADISRLREQDARVGEAPDGDDLHRQIQLAIKNKAKAWFTVVTGDGSELLFLLEPIGIANGRLRAKDRKADIERTIPIASITKVTFE; encoded by the coding sequence ATGAGCGAGATTCTGAATGTTGCCGCAGCACTGCGACATAAATCAGACGCTCAGCTTGAGCAACTAATTGCTCAACGCATGGTTAGTTCAACTAGCCTGCGTGATTTTTTTGATCTCGCCGAGGCAATTACAAAACCAGCATCGGTTTCTGCAGCGATTGCTGGACTACCGCGATCACAGGCCCAAGCACTGACACAACTAGCCGATGGGCTACCGGCTGATGAGCAACAACTCAAGAACCTGGCTGCGCTCGCGTTGGTTGATGACCATGGGGCACCCTTTGAATCTACGGTCGAATCGCTCAATCAGTTCAGGCAGATTGCGCCTGTTTCGCCAGTTGCGCTACCCAACGAGCCAGAACCACCGGCCCAGGAGCAGATCGACCGCGACGCAGGCATTGAAATTTTTGAAACCCTGCAGGCGATGACCGAATTGATTTTTGATTTGGAGCAGCGATTCGTCAAAGAAGTCGGTAAGAAAAATGTGGGGCTACCCGACCTAAAGCGGTTGGCTAATCACCTGAACAAAACCACAGACTATGCCCGCGAAATTTACGAACTGGCTGGTTGGTCAAACCTAGTTTTCTTAGCCGAAGGCCGCTGGCAACTAAGCGCTGAGGCTGATGCCTGGCTTGAATGGCAACCGTGGCAGAGGTTTCAACACCTGGCAAAAATTTGGCGCGGCATCCTCGGAGATGCGTCTGCGCACGAGCTCGAAAATGCGCTCCAGGGATCTATTGGACTGGTGTCGCTGAGTACCAAGCTTCAAGAAACCTACCCTTTTGCAGACGGGTCAGTCACTTCAAAGATCTCTAAGTTGGGCAACCTCGCAGAACTACTTGGCCTTTCGGCAAACGGATGGATGAGCAGCTGGACGGCATCGGTGCTGAAAGAGAATTTTGCCGAGGCTGCCAAAACAGCCAAGCAATTTTTACCAGCGGAGCAAAGCCGGTTGATCTGCCAGGCAGACCTTTCGATCATTGCCCCCGGCCCGCTGCCTACCGAACTTGAGATGCAATTGCGCAGGTTCGCCAACACCGAGCAAATCGGCATGGCATCAACATATCGATTGAACAAACTGAGCATTTCTCATGGCCTTGAGACTGGCCTGAAGGCAGATGAAATCCGCAATCTTTTGCTTGAGCTGACCGGTAAAAACCTGCCTCAACCGGTTGAGTATCTTATTGATGAAACTGAACAGCGATTCGGTCGGCTAACCATCTCTGAGGGTGGCGAGATTCAGCGTTCGATTATTCGAGCATCGGACCCAATTTTGCTGCAGGCAATTATCAATGAGGTCAAACTCAAACCGTTTGCCCTACAGAGCACTATCGATGGAGCTTTGGTTAGCCGCTTTGAACCAGAAGTGGTCTATTACGGACTGCGCGAGATTGGCCTTGCCGCCATACGCGTTGATGAAGCAGGGCGAGTAATTTCGCCAACTGAAGTTCACCAAGCATCGGGAAGCACCGAAATTGAAACTGCGGCAAAGGCAGACATAAGCCGCCTTCGTGAGCAGGATGCGCGGGTAGGTGAGGCTCCAGACGGCGACGACTTGCATCGTCAGATTCAACTGGCAATCAAGAACAAAGCAAAAGCCTGGTTTACCGTCGTAACTGGTGACGGCTCGGAACTGCTATTTCTTCTCGAACCGATCGGCATTGCCAATGGGAGACTCCGAGCTAAGGACCGCAAAGCTGACATTGAGCGAACCATTCCAATTGCCAGCATCACCAAGGTGACATTTGAGTAG